A stretch of Besnoitia besnoiti strain Bb-Ger1 chromosome Unknown contig00015, whole genome shotgun sequence DNA encodes these proteins:
- a CDS encoding dolichol-phosphate-mannose synthase family protein (encoded by transcript BESB_028050) has translation MARYSVILPTYNEKDNIPYMIWLLVDTFRNNNIDFEILLVDDNSPDGTASAYKELQRIFRGERLLLLERPGKLGLGSAYMDGLKKTTGDFIILMDADFSHHPKFIPEFIKKQKEGDFDVVTGSRYIPGGGVCGWDAKRIVISRGANFLAQTLLNPRVSDLTGSFRLFKRDVIEDIMKRMISKGYVFQMEVAVRARALGYSIGEVPIIFVDRLYGESKLGGQEIWQYLKGLLTLFWTI, from the exons ATGGCGCGTTACTCCGTCATTCTCCCGACTTACAACGAGAAGGACAACATCCCTTACATGATTTGGTTGCTCGTGGATACCTTCAGAAATAA CAACATCGACTTTGAAATTCTCCTGGTCGACGACAACAGCCCCGACGGCACAGCGTCGGCGTACAAGGAGCTGCAACGAATCTTCCGCGGGGAGAGACTC CTCCTGCTCGAGAGACCTGGCAAGCTTGGTCTCG GCTCGGCGTACATGGACGGACTGAAGAAGACAACGGGCGACTTCATCATCCTTATGGATGCCGACTTCTCGCACCAC CCCAAATTCATCCCCGAATTCATCAA gaagcagaaggaggGCGACTTCGACGTTGTGACAGGCTCGCGGTACATCCCTG gcggaggcgtttGCGGCTGGGATGCCAAGCGAATCGTCATCAGTCGCGGCGCGAACTTCCTCG CCCAGACGCTTCTGAATCCCCGCGTGTCTGACCTCACGGGTTCCTTTAG GCTGTTCAAGCGCGATGTCATCGAGGATATCATGAAGCGGATGATCAGCAAAG GCTACGTGTTTCAGATGGAAGTTGCGGTTCGGGCGCGCGCCCTGGGCTACTCCATCGGCGAAGTTCCAATAATCTTCGTCGATCGCCTCTACGGGGAGTCAAAGCTAG GAGGTCAAGAGATTTGGCAGTACCTGAAGGGCCTCCTCACGCTGTTTTGGACGATctag